Proteins encoded in a region of the Elaeis guineensis isolate ETL-2024a chromosome 7, EG11, whole genome shotgun sequence genome:
- the LOC105048793 gene encoding transcription factor ILI5: MSSRESRISDEEINELISKLQALLPESRRPSTSRASASKLLKETCSYIKSLRREVDDLSDRLSDLLATMDSNSPQAEIIRSLLRS; encoded by the exons ATGTCGAGCAGGGAAAGCAGGATCTCCGATGAGGAGATCAATGAGCTCATCTCCAAGCTCCAAGCACTCCTCCCTGAGTCCCGTCGCCCGAGTACAAGCAGG GCATCGGCGTCGAAGCTGCTGAAAGAGACGTGCAGCTACATCAAGAGCCTGCGTCGGGAGGTGGACGACCTCAGCGACCGGCTGTCCGACCTGCTGGCGACGATGGACTCCAACAGCCCACAGGCTGAGATTATAAGGAGCCTCCTCCGGTCCTAG